A window of Plasmodium brasilianum strain Bolivian I chromosome 8, whole genome shotgun sequence contains these coding sequences:
- a CDS encoding exportin-1: MENEPFNPLSLLDKNQPFDAEKLKLLDNVVEALLDTKDKNRRDFAQNLLNQFKMLDNSWRSVSIILEHSENVNTKFYGLQILEDCINNKWNILPGEEREGMKNFIACFTITLSTEGTTVGVDRHLLNKLDETLIQIVKKEWPDSWSSFIPDIVNSAKLNQNVCENNMKLLNMLSEEVFEFGNETLVKKKKEKLRNEYASQFQEVYNLCLYILEANVCNKRSTNTSLIKQTLNCLSNFFKWIPLTYIFDKYKFNDNNIQIIDLLFDHFWDDISYKIECVKCIQEIVMLKIDEKNIIYFDNVFINLWSKLVSKIKLLPNANEMKNIPPELKIFWEQYFLQLSICITSFLRNYREKIVEKNNNTNDVNIVFKFLNMLANSSMEEVFLIIIDYYNIFTEQLIRELIARLEQEHNLKNKNGSNPSSELKNSLGISSMNMSMNLETSSLSNRKAYSFATMNNDTSVSGSSSVNAVININEYSSILDKIDLTPTDIKKMCPRIKLYEFILNDIRKTVIEKMAKPQEIYISYDNETGEVVRDFEPDTTEISLYNTMKTTLVYLTYLGSEKTMELIVELLNKESEKSLKNTNKNEVWNSTKTNRISYAVGSISMCMTLKKEQDFLMYILRIYLHMIEVKNGEENRAILASCVMYIVSQYHRFLKLHWRFLKTVMKKLFEFAENEKVQDMAAETILKICKQCKNVIAKNNHSNDNNESFFSTFIKFHNNIMHKLPEKLNLLLYEAIAHVISCFPYEEKQESIKILMSKLMNLWNSLIYANNGIKDMNNPNALNNSTSNGNTMDDMKNLEHLCTYENSKLIITFVRVNCRLAYALSYFYYEQLNLVFLDFLKIYQLYSKFINLEVETNGTKRIKHAQFRNLFLMKREFLHLIETTIERSCYNIQELEADLLKREQKKMRNEIDESMDIPLPTVEEAKQINFQMTSNILNVLLETILVDYRDSNPHIKDAEVFSLLSTVFKKIENVTCPILPTVLNYVLLPTIDMIKNDFSSYPEHREKFYNFLDACVRHCFDYLFTLDSEIFNTFIQSLLWAIKHEHPSVADHGLRITHQFLHNIIIKKKEYLEEFCKAFYYIILNEVFKTLTDSFHKSGFHYQTIILMNMLRLLEFEVVNIPQVEITKPHIIKHVQTFLTQSFENLNQKQIETFSVDLFNFCVESPSAFRSFVRDLLISLKEFSTNQDELYEADRQEALQRAKLAEDNKLIKLRGLMKEDVPSFSAIDVDDEYINVE; encoded by the exons ATGGAAAATGAACCGTTCAACCCTTTATCCTTGTTAGACAAAAACCAACCCTTTGATGCAGAGAAATTAAAGTTGTTAGATAATGTTGTTGAAGCACTCTTAGATACGAAAGATAAGAATAGAAGAGACTTTGCTCAGAATTTGTTGAATCAGTTTAAAATGTTAGATAATTCTTGGAGGTCTGTGTCTATTATATTAGAGCATAGTGAAAATGTGAATACCAAGTTTTATGGGTTACAAATATTAGAAGATTGTATAAACAATAAATGGAACATATTACCAGGTGAAGAAAGAGAAGGAATGAAAAATTTCATAGCTTGTTTTACGATAACGTTATCAACAGAAGGAACAACTGTTGGAGTAGACAgacatttattaaataaattagatGAAACATTAATTCAAATTGTGAAAAAAGAATGGCCTGATTCTTGGTCTAGTTTTATACCAGATATAGTAAATTCAGCAAAATTAAATCAAAATGTGtgtgaaaataatatgaaattattGAATATGTTAAGTGAAGAAGTCTTTGAATTTGGTAATGAAACGTTagttaaaaagaagaaagaaaaattaagaaatgaATATGCTAGTCAATTTCAAgaagtatataatttatgtttatatattttagaagCAAATGTATGTAATAAAAGAAGTACAAATACTTCTTTAATTAAACAAACTTTAAATTGTTTgtccaatttttttaaatggatCCCTTTAACGtatatatttgataaatataaatttaatgataataatatacaaataatagaTCTCCTATTTGATCATTTTTGGGATGATATATCTTACAAAATAGAATGTGTTAAGTGTATACAAGAAATAGTTATGTTAAAAATTGatgaaaagaatattatatattttgataatgTGTTTATAAATCTATGGTCCAAATTAGTaagcaaaattaaattattgcCAAATGCTaacgaaatgaaaaatattccacctgaattgaaaattttttgggagcaatattttttacagttAAGTATTTGTATTACTagttttttaagaaattataGAGAGAAAAttgtggaaaaaaataataatacaaatgatgttaatattgtttttaaatttttaaatatgttagCTAATAGTAGCATGGAGgaagtatttttaattattatagattattataacatttttacagAACAGTTGATTAGAGAATTAATAGCACGATTAGAACAAGAGCacaatttgaaaaataaaaatggttCAAACCCTTCTAGTGAGTTAAAAAACTCTTTAGGAATATCATCAATGAATATGTCAATGAATCTAGAAACCTCTTCCTTAAGTAATAGAAAAGCATACAGTTTTGCAACTATGAATAATGATACAAGTGTAAGCGGAAGTAGTAGCGTTAATGCagtaattaatataaacgAGTACTCATCCATTTTAGACAAAATAGATTTGACACCAACAGATATTAAGAAAATGTGCCCTAGGATTAAACTCTacgaatttattttaaacgATATAAGAAAAACAGTTATAGAAAAAATGGCAAAACCCCAGGAGATTTATATTTCGTATGATAACGAAACGGGTGAAGTGGTTAGAGATTTTGAACCGGATACGACAGAAATATCGTTGTATAATACTATGAAAACAACTTTAGTATATTTAACCTACTTAGGTTCGGAAAAAACGATGGAATTAATTGTAGAATTGTTAAATAAAGAATCAGAgaaatcattaaaaaatacgaaCAAAAATGAAGTTTGGAATAGTACAAAAACTAACAGAATCAGTTATGCTGTTGGATCTATATCTATGTGTATGACTCTTAAGAAGGAACAAGATTTCCTAATGTAcattttaagaatatatttacacatgaTTGAAGTCAAAAATGGAGAAGAAAATAGAGCTATTTTAGCTTCTTGTGTAATGTATATTGTAAGCCAATATCATAGATTTTTAAAACTTCATTGgagatttttaaaaacagttatgaaaaaattatttgaatttgcagaaaatgaaaaggtaCAGGACATGGCGGCAGAgaccattttaaaaatttgtaaacaatgtaaaaatgttatagctaaaaataatcattctaatgataataatgaatcTTTCTTTAGTACGTTTATtaaatttcataataatataatgcataaattacctgaaaaattaaatttgttaTTGTATGAAGCTATTGCTCATGTTATCTCTTGTTTTCCTTATGAAGAAAAGCAGGAGAGTATCAAAATATTGATGAGCaaattaatgaatttatGGAATTCCTTAATTTATGCTAATAACGGGATTAAAGATATGAACAATCCAAATGCGTTAAATAATAGCACATCTAATGGTAACACTATGGatgatatgaaaaatttagaacatttatgtacgtatgaaAATTCTAAGTTAATTATTACTTTTGTAAGAGTGAACTGTAGATTGGCTTATGCCTTGTCCTATTTCTACTATGAACAGCTAAATTTAGTATTTttagattttttaaaaatctaCCAGTTATATAGCAAGTTTATAAATTTAGAAGTAGAAACAAATGGAACCAAACGAATTAAGCATGCACAATTcagaaatttatttttaatgaaaagagaatttttacatttaattgaAACAACCATAGAAAGAAGttgttataatatacaaGAATTAGAAGcagatttattaaaaagagaacagaaaaaaatgagaaacgAAATTGATGAATCAATGGATATTCCTCTTCCAACAGTTGAAGAAGCGaaacaaattaattttcAGATGACAagcaatattttaaatgttttattagAGACTATATTGGTTGATTATCGAGATAGTAACCCACATATAAAGGATGCAGAAGTATTTTCCTTACTTTCAACagtatttaagaaaattgaaaatgTTACTTGTCCTATTTTACCTACCGTTTTGAATTACGTGTTATTACCTACTATAGATATGATAAAAAACGACTTTTCATCATACCCGGAACATAGAgagaaattttataattttttggatGCATGTGTTAGACACTGttttgattatttatttactctAGACTCTGAAATATTTAACACCTTCATTCAATCCCTTTTATGGGCTATTAAGCATGAACATCCATCAGTTGCAGATCATGGTTTAAGAATAACTCATCAGTTtcttcataatattattataaaaaaaaaggaatactTAGAAGAGTTTTGTAAagctttttattatatcatacTAAATGaagtttttaaaacattaacAGACTCTTTTCATAAATCTGGTTTTCACTATCAAACAATTATTCTGATGAACATGCTGAGGCTGCTTGAGTTTGAGGTAGTAAATATTCCACAAGTAGAAATAACAAAACcgcatataataaaacacgTGCAAACCTTTTTAACACAGTCctttgaaaatttaaacCAGAAGCAAATTGAAACATTTTCAGTGgacttatttaatttttgtgttGAATCTCCTTCAGCCTTTAGGTCATTCGTTAGGGACTTATTAATATCACTTAAG GAATTTTCCACGAATCAAGACGAACTTTACGAAGCCGATAGGCAGGAAGCATTACAAAGAGCCAAATTAGCAGAAGATAACAAACTCATAAAG cTCAGAGGATTAATGAAAGAAGATGTACCAAGCTTTTCGGCTATTGACGTTGatgatgaatatataaatgtagaataa